gACCAACAACCTGTAAGATCAAATAAAAGCAGCAGAAGATGACGACAGATGGTCGCACACGTGTtcgattttctaaaaaattattactttatatttcttctaacaaaaatatatactgcTATATATTACACTCATTTTTACGCTGACTACCCGATTGAGGACTCGGCAATTAAAATCTAAAgagagcaaaataaaaaaaaaaaattttaatcgagagaagaaaattgaaatttgtgGGGGTGAAGTAAAAAGGTAGTAAAGTTGTCTTGATATCGCCTGATGTTAGATGTTATAATAAGAACATCTGCTTGTTGATGCATCGATCAAAAGAATCATCATCTAGTATTCTTTGTTAAAGCCTCGAGACGTCGTTTGAGATTCCAAGCAACCGTGCAACATGTGGCTGGCACGTGTTTCCCCCGTATTTCATATAACATTGCtacgatttatatatataggatcgtctctttttcattttttttgggCCCAACTTGCAGCTGCCGTCTCAAAGTAGGGACCTGGTCCTACTGCCGCTTACTGTATACTTAACaatcttatatatacatcCTTGCCATCCAATCGTATCGTTCATTTTCCTTTACACACTTTTACGATGCCATGATGTTACGGCCTGATGgttatttcttcttttatcTTCTCTTCTCCTTTCTTATTTAAACTTCTGGCCCTCTCTCAAAAGGATCTTGTCCAGGCCGTACCAAATGCTTTCTTTATTCTACACCcgtataatattataaagaatttCGATACCTGACTCGTCCGTTACTATTTTCTGgattatatatgttatatatatatatttatctttatataaatatatgcttttttcaataactttttggGAATATTCatgatgtaattaataatcatgGCCCTTTCACTCCTTTTTTGGcggtaattttataaaaagtgacAACtactttagtattttatactttctCTTAAATTTGTCTTtattcggaaaaaaataattatatatttggacaaataaaaaaataaaggagaCAGAGAGGGGAGGGGAAGAGAGTGACAAGGGAAagaatgacaataaaaaaaaataagaagatAAACATGTTCTTTCGTTTCCTGCGAGTTCTTTCTTTCGCGAGCGGGAAGTGGCTCAGTAGATTctcttttaaattcaaaacagAATTCAGTCACTGCGATACCACAGAATTAAAAGTGAATATAAAAAGACCTTAGGTATTTTATACCAagttctttaaataaaaaatactaaacatAGAATGAAACTcatatactattttaaaaataaaaataactatcgagacaattttttttcttttatttttttatgtaataaattgatatgtaaaaaatgtttttgcataaatatacatatatgatgtaattaaaaaaaaagaaaatgaatgaAGTAGTTGACCTTCTGGAATATGATCGGATTGTAAAATTAAGTTTTGATTATTACGAAATAATTAGagattttaatgaatataattatgttttaataattaatttataattatatattgatagcaaaaattttttaagacgcGAAAGAATTTCttgtctcaaaaaaatttttctcatcaaaaataatttttgttttcgatttataatgcaaaaattttttaaaagcaattagaaatttttcgcgccaagaaattatttttttctgtgtagactcgaaatttgaattttcaactaattcgaattatttgtcagttttaaaactatttgttaataattataataaatttttttataatttaacacatatgaattatatgtaatattcaaaattaaagcCAAAGTAACgcaatagaaattatttgaaaatgtaatattttcctttcttttttctctttccatttgtcaaaagttaaaattaacttcTTCCAATGTCAGTTCTAATTTTCTCTCCATATTCTAAATTTTGCTTACTTTTTTTCCACGCACACCCCTAATTTTGAGCTGTCATATTACATATAAAGATGTTaaagtactaaaaaaaaaaaaaaccaatgtGAGATGACTCCCACGACTATTAAAACTCAATGCATGACGCCCTATTCCCacgtaattttataatgatacTTAATTCGCACGTGTCCCTCATTTTTTGGCTATTATATTAATagacataataataataacaacaaacaTAACAGATAAATCCTATTTAGCATACATacttaaatattcataaaataaaaagtaagaataaaaaaaaaaaaaaaatcatttaattaagtttaattaaacgAGCGGAATAATCGGAGATTAGCTAAAAGTTGTAGATAACCCATCGAGTATTGAAGAGAACAAGTGTTTGAAAGTCTGTCCGAGTCTGAGGGGTGTATCAATAGCTCGTTAAACGCGATGTTGAGGGGTAAAAGTATCCCCTGACAATcggttataaatttatttaaaatgtaacgCTGCCACGCGGCGGTTCATTGCTatatacaaacatatatatatatatatatatatatatatatatatatcaccgCATCAGTACCGTTTACAAGAGGGGCTCGTTTTTCTCATCCCCCATGAACCTCCCATCGACTCCCTTGGCTGTTGTAGTTACCGTCGTCGTGTGAATCGCGGAAATAGAGTACAGGTTGGCACTCGAGTCAAGTGCAATTTCCtttagaattatatttttaagggGACATACAAgctactacttttttttttttttttaataaaaagtaaaaaaacagGTTTCAACACACAATTACTCAATTacagttataataaatcaaatacgtttttaaaaattcccatggtaaatttaaattattatcaattttattctgCGACATATGAAATTACGGTGACATTTTTACTCCAAGTGAGAGAATGGTCAATActcagttttcaaaattttttttttaatgaattctGGACACATAtttgttactttaaaaaagAAAGCCTCAACTTTaatgatatgaatttttattaaaaagaagtcaaaagaaaaaattatttttcattcaaataggctgcattttttaatttttcaaaagtccTGTCGGtggattttcgaaaaaaaattttattctagacgaataccgaaattttttagtaaataaatttaaagtctcAATGGAAAGTAATCATGACGATTTCAATTTTCAgcgggaaaatttcaaaaaaatcgattgaaactgatttgAGATCAAAATGGCGCCCATGTCACTTAAAAGGTTAgcttgggaaaaaaaaatttataaataggatttgatatatatttcaatagataaaaatataataaatgattcgGGGCCACACATGTGGTTCCATAAGagaataactaataaaaaaggTCTTATTCGTGACCCCGTATGATTGTACATATCGAGTGAAAATTGGGCGACTCTTGTTCCGAACGGGGGTTGTGTATCATCACCCCGATAGTAGTCGCCAGCTAATATAAACATTATAACCCAACGGGGgttgttttactttttattatccCATTGATACACAAGGGTCGTGGTATTGCGGTAGGGTAATGACCTATgtgtggtaaaaaaaataattcaagtgtTACTGCAATACATTGCACTTCTACCCATAAGGTCCCCATATGTGACCTTACCATTTATACTCATAtcgttatatataataatcataaacaaatcttttgtttttcagtataaatataatcCAATTGCTGCCACCAAATGGACGTTCAATTTTGGCccacgaaaaattatttttggaaataaCACTTTCATGGTTTATTGTTGCTGCACATTTGAAAGCAGATCCagctaaaaattattcagcaTTTCTTGCAACGCCTGCAAGTGTTCTTGCTGCTGCTTACACAGCCTCAACATTAGTAgcggtaattttattttcgattaattatttattaatataattatcaggatgattcaaaaaatgtttaatatttttttttactcttaccCTCTGAAACGTTAGTGGTTACCTAAGAGttcgttatttaaattttaatttcacatctgattaatatataaaagttttttttttcattaaaagcTTAACTACTCTAAGTTATTGAATTCCAAAACCTTATGATAAgtcaaaattaagaaaaaagaatacttaaaaaattatagttttcatagtaaaaacaatatttttgaactcaaaagtattaaaattgcaGCTCATAGTGTAATTACTAATAGATATTGTGAAAAATACagtataaactaaaatttttataattttgagctAGAAAAGATTGTTTACTATCAAAACTGTATTTCTTAAAGTATTCTTTTTTCCGTGCATCAATTGGCGTTTTAACTATGATAATTATGACTTGTCAAAAGGTTTCGGAAAACTTGAGAAATCAGCTTTAAAATCTatgcataaattaaaaaaatattttgtagcttatgagtaattaatcttttaattaaaaaaatttttacctgatAATCAGATgtgaaatcaaaattaaaatagcgaCCTCTTAGAATTGAGCTAAAGAACTCATTTTTGGGAAGATTTTTTTCTCGGTAATCACTAACGTTTCAGAGGttaagagcaaaaaaaaaaagtttttttaatcaccCCAATAatcttgtataaaaaaaaatcatgttatccagtaaataataaaaatatatttataaattctagaATCCATTTTTGAATCCAGCAAGAGCATTGGGACTGGCATTTGTAATAAACAAGTGGGAATGCCATTGGGTCTACTGGGTTGGTCCTATTCTCGGTTCAGCGATAGCTTCAGTTATCCACAGATTCGTCTTATGTTCAAAACGTCAACGAGCACGTGAATCCCGTAACATTGACGACGGCGACAATTCATCATTAAGATCTGACGAGGACACTTATGATGATTTCGATAAACCAACGGGCCCTAAATTTACGAGCGGCTATGCAACATACCGTCCAGTAACTGGAGCATCATCAATATATTCAGGaccaacaacaacagcatTGGAACGCGTTGAATCTATTTATGGTGGCACTAAATCTCTTTACTGCAAATCACCACCATTGACTCGTGCTAATTTGAATAGATCACAAAGTGTTTATGCTAAATCAACATCATCACCGCGTGATGGTTTCGTAATTCCTAAACCAGGACCATTAGTACCAGCACAGAGTTTGTATCAAATGAGGTTGGGTCAGGCATCTTTACCATTACCATCACGGGAACCATTATCTAGTATAATTGGTGCTCCACAACAATCATCATCGACGTCATCATCGCACAATCCAACTCAAAATCACAACAGTACAAATCAAAACATGCAGAATCAACTGCAACAATGCACCCAAAGTATTTATGGTATTCGTGGGATTTCCACAAGTTTAAGTACTCGGGAAAATGGTATCTATGGTGTCACAACGGCATCAAGTATTTATGGACGAGCACCAGCGCCACCACCAGAATCACAGCAACAATCATCTGTTTCATCATCACAAGGAAACCAATCAACTTCCAGCCAATCACATCAACCACAGAATCAGAATCAGAATCAGaatcataatcaaaatcaaaatacaTCCGAAGGAGCGATAACACGTCGACCTGAGAGTATGTACGGACATATATCACGCAGAAGTGATGACTCAGCTTACGGAAGCTATCAAGGCTCAAATAGAGGCAATTACGGCAAAACAACTGGGCCGCCACCACCACCGCCATCTGGATTCATCGGGTCCGTTAGTTTTCGAGATAACAGACCGAGTCCTGGTCCCATCCAACAAAATCAAGCTCAACAAAATTACCAACGGAATTCGCCCAATCCTCAGTATTAATCgttaatttagatttttttaatacttattaCATTTactatgtatgtataaatatataataaggACATCTATTgctcatatattattttatgatttaaagtGATCACAtttaaagtgatttattattaagttactagaaaaatatttttaaaaagactgtaaataaatcatttttttttttttatatttttttaatttattattcatttacttagtaattaataatagaataagcaattaattattgttgcaTGTATGTGAGTATAGTTTAAATCAagtcatcaataaataatcataaagaatactattaatatcattatcattattattattataaaccaTTCATCATTCTCACATTACATGATActgctattttattattattattattattattattattattattaaaaaaaaattgtaaaaatttttttatcataatttgtaattatgcTGTTATTATTCAACCCCATTGATCTTCGGATCTTCCAAATTTGTATGTAAGTGatccaaaaaatataaataaattttgtaacaatAAGCCAACACCTGGCCAACTGTGTTTAACATCTATtacaaatgataattattttatataattagtaaatttaaagaaatgacAGTGTTACAATTCTACTCACAACATCTCTACTCAAGAGAAGTAGCCATAAGTCTACTCACTTATAACTTAACTCAGCCTTAACTCTactcagttttttttactcaggttttaataactttactcagttatatttttactcaGCTACAACTCTACTCACAAAGAATTGCTATTTTATCGATAGACTAAAATACGTGAGTAAAGTTGTAGCTGAGTCTAGTTGAAGCTGAGTAAAGATATGATTGTCGAgttaaacctaaaaaaaactGAGTAGAGTTGAGGCTGAGTAAAGTTATGAGTGAGTAGAGTTGTAGCTACTTCTCTTGAGTAGAGATGTTGTGAGTAGAATTGTAACACtgccaaaaaaattataatagtaatagtctTATCTTACCTTTAGCAACAAAATCAGCAAATAATATCCAACATGCAGCAATCACAGCTGCAAATCCCATAACAAGACCAACAAATAACCAACCACGTGCTCCTCTGGCACCTAAACATCCACCATTATATGCATCACCACGAATCTGGGCATTTGTTACTGAATttatcctaaaaaaaaatattacagtttaatacaattaattaattaatattttttatgattatatagtatattgtgtgactaGAAGGGAAACAAATTGATTTCCTCCTGTGTCAGAcagtatatttttcatgattacttGCATTGGAACTTAAAGTTTGAGTTCAGTAGTCAATCAGAAACTAGTTAATTTAAGATCAATGCTGTGATCAAATATTAGCGTGAGcgtaaattgtcatttgcaatttataattaaatagaaagtctaaatactatttattatatatattattaatgaaattgaatCTTTATTTGTCATAGAATATGACTacaaaatactatttattatttatacgaatttttataaaactttatcacAGTTAGAACTGTAATTTACGcaagtaaaattaatgatcTAAGGCATGTTCAGAAATGTACTCTGGGAGAGAAAGATGCAACTTCTGGGTTCATAGATATTGTAGTATTCCGAGCTTATgaattaatatcacttatacTACAATAAGTAGTATAGAATAAGTAGTATGATAAGACACTTAATTAGAAATAACAACACTacaattaacagcagtaaaagCTTTCTTTTAAAGGCAGGAgatatatagtttattgatgTATAAATGTATGCTGTTATGCTGTCAATATATGACTGACTGACTTTAGTCGCGCATCTATGAAATAAGAGAAGGCAtttattttctagttattcaaatattttaaaaatcagtttcacattcgttacaaTATTATCTGCTTAAACAAGAAGAACAATTCGATTACTATAATGCGTTTATAAACTCTGCGGAGGAGGTAAATGCAATATGTGGTGTTCTTTCATTTCTCTAGTTTTATGTAAACCACGTGACTTTCCATTGACTAAACATCTGGTTAGATATTTATCAATCTCCAgagtgtttttattaatatgtcCCTAAAatcactcataaaaaaattacaagtatcAGAGTTCAAATATCGAATGCCTTCAGTCAGTGGGCACaaacattatttgtttatttccaAGGGATCAAACTCAAAATGTTTCTGCCCGCTGACTGAATGCATTCGAAATTTACCCGCTTGCTAATATTTGTTAGCGCCATTGAACTGAAATCAGTTTGTTTCGAGTATGATGCTGAAACTGAAAGACAATCAAccattttcggatttttttttcaacaaatcaattgcaaaaaaaaaagaaaactaaaaatatgcacatgtaggaaattaaaaaaactacaggtgcaattttttcaaatattttttgttttaaaataaatccaatAATTAGTGGatgtcagctaacttcagtattataTTTCTAGTGACTGTACAGGCACTGAAACTTTAAGCTCCAATGCAAgcaatcataaaaaatatattgtgtaACTCAGAATGAAACATGATTCTAGACTGCGAGTGATGTCAGTCCTCGCTTGCAGCTTGGAAATCCGAGTTCACTCTGAtctgaaatcgttttgtttcatcctttgtcacacaatataccattaaaataaaatattttcataaataaaaataataaatacttacatAAAAAGTGATATTGTACCAAAAATTCCACACACATGATATGCGCCTGACATTTCTTCAGGATATTGAGCATGGGCATCAATAATAAACCACCATCCTGTAAAAAACTGAagagaaatgtttttttttttacatttttataaagatgctgaggtttttattcaaataattttaaattaaggaAACTAAAATctcaacgaaaaaataaaatattgatagaaaaaaaaaatgtatcaagtATAGAAGCTGTgactaaagaaaaatatttttaaaaatttatgacaagtAGTAACAAACACACTTAAGCTGTCGGATTTGATACTTCcagtatcaaaaatttattaaaattaaaaaagtcccaccttttatttaaattccaaaTACTGATAcctttgataaataattataaaacaaatttataggAATTTATAACCTACACgctgtttttaataattaaaataaaaataaaatttatttttaacaataaaaaatactgagGAATAAAATCTACTTATATTTTCGTATTTTAACAGAAATGCTGATCAATTGTATCCTTATatgtaaacataaataaaatatattttttttttaccagagTACCAGCGAGCATTGACATCAATGCATTACGTTTTTCTCCAGCTTCAAACCAAACACAAGATGgaatttgtatattttctaagcaagacgtcatatttatatttgtttgtttattgtAAATACTTTAAAATGTAGTTTGTAATCAAACTAATGACACAAAtccttataaaataaagtgacaGCTCGAAATAATCGAATCCTTAGgttttgttttcattaattcagTACAGTACAGGACTATCCTAATCttgatgttaataaaaataataaaataaagatggCGCGAAatgatgagtgtgaatgtgaatgtagctgacaaatgtgaattttaaaaatttttaaataacc
This genomic window from Microplitis demolitor isolate Queensland-Clemson2020A chromosome 6, iyMicDemo2.1a, whole genome shotgun sequence contains:
- the LOC103579875 gene encoding neurogenic protein big brain produces the protein MAEATRDLDMHIINLLTKISAIQAKSKDRSKSHRIPMSTELRSFELWKAIAIECLSTFLFTLIVLGAACSSNVYGSGLSVLSTAIASGFTIAAIYLIFGHISGGHVNPAVSLAFAITRKISPLRATLYVAAQCGGGIAGAAALYFINIIQLLPPNGRSILAHEKLFLEITLSWFIVAAHLKADPAKNYSAFLATPASVLAAAYTASTLVANPFLNPARALGLAFVINKWECHWVYWVGPILGSAIASVIHRFVLCSKRQRARESRNIDDGDNSSLRSDEDTYDDFDKPTGPKFTSGYATYRPVTGASSIYSGPTTTALERVESIYGGTKSLYCKSPPLTRANLNRSQSVYAKSTSSPRDGFVIPKPGPLVPAQSLYQMRLGQASLPLPSREPLSSIIGAPQQSSSTSSSHNPTQNHNSTNQNMQNQLQQCTQSIYGIRGISTSLSTRENGIYGVTTASSIYGRAPAPPPESQQQSSVSSSQGNQSTSSQSHQPQNQNQNQNHNQNQNTSEGAITRRPESMYGHISRRSDDSAYGSYQGSNRGNYGKTTGPPPPPPSGFIGSVSFRDNRPSPGPIQQNQAQQNYQRNSPNPQY
- the LOC103579880 gene encoding transmembrane protein 50A, translated to MTSCLENIQIPSCVWFEAGEKRNALMSMLAGTLFFTGWWFIIDAHAQYPEEMSGAYHVCGIFGTISLFMINSVTNAQIRGDAYNGGCLGARGARGWLFVGLVMGFAAVIAACWILFADFVAKDVKHSWPGVGLLLQNLFIFFGSLTYKFGRSEDQWG